A section of the Pseudanabaena mucicola str. Chao 1806 genome encodes:
- a CDS encoding type IV pilin-like G/H family protein, which translates to MKSEFKTKLIQHILNKKDSEKGFTLIELLVVIIIIGILAAIALPSFLNQAAKARQSEAKTYVGSANRTQQAYYLEKQQFATDLPSLALGIPATTENYDYATTGSTKGATGTTANSLSRAIPRATNLKAYAGAVNIATPAGSNEATTLSAVAEGTLAPINGGNAGTNTGVTQYFNLSTNAAPTVVSGNTGFVAVN; encoded by the coding sequence ATGAAATCTGAATTCAAGACCAAGCTCATTCAACACATCCTCAACAAAAAAGATTCTGAAAAAGGCTTCACTCTGATTGAACTTCTCGTTGTTATCATCATCATCGGTATTCTTGCAGCGATCGCCCTTCCTTCCTTCCTCAACCAAGCAGCTAAAGCTCGTCAATCAGAAGCTAAGACCTATGTTGGGTCTGCAAACCGTACTCAGCAAGCTTACTACCTAGAAAAGCAGCAGTTTGCTACAGACCTTCCTAGCTTAGCTCTAGGTATTCCTGCAACTACTGAGAACTACGATTATGCAACTACTGGTTCTACCAAAGGTGCAACTGGTACCACTGCCAACTCTCTTAGCCGTGCTATACCTAGAGCTACCAACTTGAAAGCCTATGCTGGTGCTGTTAATATAGCTACTCCAGCAGGTAGCAACGAAGCTACAACATTGTCAGCTGTCGCTGAAGGCACTCTAGCTCCAATTAATGGCGGTAATGCTGGTACTAACACTGGAGTAACGCAATATTTTAATCTTTCAACTAACGCTGCTCCAACAGTTGTTAGTGGTAACACTGGTTTCGTTGCTGTTAACTAG
- a CDS encoding glycoside hydrolase family 19 protein has translation MRALNNLPARPEARQPYAGIFPAADLLTWRNRAAVTLQTLVPKIQNVEGSIYDGAIDDLIRFIRQLPPRPTGRAPYLGLFAPADLATWRKQASQTLVAAIAKITDPKYIDADNKIDDLVRAMSGLPLRPVLRKPYEGLYPAPNLVASRQLVAKRLQQLIDVLKDDFNPKDVLVDSTIRALNNLPPRPTDQEPYAGLYPKAEVNSPVITLDQLTAIAPYSDPTRLTQLLPNLNTTMQRYGITTPLRKAHFIAQIAHESDAFNTNEEYASGADYEGRRDLGNTKAGDGVRFKGRGLIHVTGRSNYAACGQALGVDLINNPQRLANFDLACFSAGWYWDTRSLNDYADNDDVIQITRIINGGLNGLGDRQAYLARAKQVFRI, from the coding sequence GTGAGAGCGCTGAATAATTTACCAGCTCGTCCCGAAGCACGACAGCCCTATGCAGGGATTTTTCCTGCGGCAGATCTTTTGACTTGGCGCAATCGAGCCGCAGTGACTCTGCAAACTTTAGTGCCAAAAATTCAGAATGTTGAAGGTAGCATCTATGATGGCGCGATCGATGACTTAATTCGGTTTATTCGTCAATTACCACCACGTCCTACAGGTCGTGCCCCCTACTTAGGACTATTCGCACCCGCCGACCTTGCCACATGGCGCAAGCAAGCATCCCAAACATTAGTTGCCGCGATCGCCAAGATTACCGATCCCAAGTACATTGATGCTGATAATAAAATTGATGACTTAGTGCGAGCTATGAGTGGATTGCCACTGCGACCAGTTCTTCGCAAACCCTATGAAGGTCTTTATCCTGCGCCGAATCTAGTGGCATCTCGTCAACTAGTTGCCAAGCGTTTACAACAATTAATTGATGTTCTCAAAGATGATTTCAATCCCAAAGATGTCCTAGTCGATAGTACGATTCGAGCTTTAAATAATTTGCCCCCACGCCCGACTGATCAAGAACCCTACGCAGGTTTATATCCTAAAGCCGAAGTTAATAGTCCTGTAATTACCCTAGATCAATTAACCGCGATCGCTCCCTATTCCGATCCCACGCGTCTGACTCAATTGCTACCAAATCTAAATACAACCATGCAGCGCTATGGCATCACCACTCCATTACGCAAGGCACATTTCATTGCCCAGATCGCCCATGAAAGTGATGCCTTTAACACTAACGAAGAATATGCCTCTGGTGCAGACTATGAAGGACGCAGAGATCTTGGAAATACCAAAGCAGGTGATGGTGTGAGATTTAAAGGTCGTGGCTTAATTCATGTGACGGGGCGTTCTAACTATGCTGCCTGTGGTCAAGCGCTTGGTGTGGACTTGATCAATAATCCTCAACGTTTAGCCAATTTTGACCTCGCTTGTTTTAGTGCGGGGTGGTATTGGGATACGCGATCGCTCAATGACTATGCCGACAATGATGATGTCATCCAAATTACACGCATTATCAATGGTGGGCTTAATGGTTTAGGCGATCGCCAAGCCTATCTTGCCAGAGCCAAGCAAGTATTCAGGATTTAG
- a CDS encoding ABC transporter substrate-binding protein, translated as MTKRFFSLLCMALLATVTMIWIVACQPSTPPTTNSNSPTTNSTATTTTGSGGGGVKDNLRLGALLPATGDLSSIGAPMIKSIDFLVDTVNKCGGVLGKPITYFKEDDRTDPPAGAEATTKLVKVDNVGGIVGAFASSVSTAALAIAVPNKVVMVSPGSTSPVFTERAKKGEFNSYWYRTAPPDTYQAVALANLAYKKGARKVATLVINNDYGVGFEKSFVAAFEKIGGTIVNKNKPTRYDPKATTFEAEAKSAFGSKPDAVAAILYPDSGGAVIKAAFEQGLTKDVKILLTDGVKTEDFPKLIGNTPEGKLILAGALGTVPGADGKSLDNFTKAFKEKTGQELGAFVPHSYDAAALIAIAAEAAKDGTGEGIKSKIREVANAPGQEVSDVCEAIKLVKDGKDIDYQGASGNVDLDEYGDVKGSYDVWEVQPDGKIKVIDRVSP; from the coding sequence ATGACTAAAAGGTTTTTCTCACTACTTTGTATGGCTTTACTCGCTACCGTAACCATGATTTGGATCGTAGCTTGTCAACCTAGCACCCCACCAACTACAAATAGTAACAGTCCAACTACAAACTCCACAGCTACAACTACCACAGGTTCAGGAGGTGGAGGCGTAAAAGATAATCTTCGTTTAGGAGCATTATTACCTGCTACAGGTGATCTCTCATCGATTGGTGCACCGATGATCAAATCCATCGATTTCCTTGTTGACACAGTGAATAAATGCGGTGGTGTTCTTGGTAAGCCGATCACTTATTTTAAAGAAGATGATCGCACTGATCCCCCCGCAGGTGCAGAGGCAACCACCAAATTAGTGAAGGTTGATAATGTTGGTGGTATCGTTGGCGCGTTTGCCAGCAGTGTATCGACCGCAGCCTTGGCGATCGCTGTCCCCAATAAAGTCGTAATGGTTTCTCCTGGCAGCACCAGCCCTGTATTTACCGAACGCGCCAAGAAAGGCGAATTTAATAGTTATTGGTATCGCACTGCCCCACCCGACACCTACCAAGCGGTCGCCCTTGCCAATCTTGCTTACAAAAAAGGTGCACGCAAAGTTGCTACTCTCGTAATCAACAATGACTATGGCGTGGGTTTTGAGAAGTCCTTCGTGGCAGCATTTGAAAAGATCGGCGGCACAATTGTGAATAAAAACAAGCCCACTCGCTACGATCCCAAAGCAACTACCTTTGAGGCGGAAGCGAAGTCAGCCTTTGGTAGCAAACCAGATGCAGTTGCAGCAATTCTCTATCCCGATTCTGGTGGTGCAGTAATTAAGGCAGCTTTTGAGCAAGGTTTAACAAAAGATGTCAAAATCTTGTTGACAGATGGTGTAAAAACTGAAGACTTTCCTAAACTGATCGGCAATACTCCTGAAGGTAAACTCATCCTCGCAGGTGCACTTGGTACTGTACCTGGAGCTGACGGCAAGTCCCTTGACAACTTTACTAAAGCCTTCAAGGAAAAGACTGGTCAAGAACTCGGCGCATTTGTTCCCCATTCCTATGATGCGGCGGCTTTAATTGCGATCGCGGCTGAGGCGGCTAAGGATGGCACTGGTGAAGGTATTAAGAGTAAAATCCGTGAAGTGGCTAATGCTCCTGGTCAGGAAGTTAGTGATGTTTGCGAAGCCATCAAGCTAGTCAAAGATGGCAAAGACATTGACTATCAAGGTGCAAGTGGCAATGTCGATCTCGATGAATATGGCGATGTCAAAGGTAGTTATGACGTATGGGAAGTGCAACCCGACGGCAAAATTAAAGTAATTGATCGCGTTTCCCCATAA
- a CDS encoding Uma2 family endonuclease produces the protein MSTAASNTLPEIDYPDSDGNPMSDNTEQYRWIVIIKENLEIMFADDPNVFIAGDLLWYPVRYTQKRFAPDVMVAIGRPKGRRGSYKQWLEDNIAPQVVFEILSPSNKDRRGMDSLEEKFDFYETYGVKEYYIYDPDDLLLEGWQRVGDRLVKIPSMMDWVSPLLGIRFDWATGQELVLSRPDGQRFLSSIELDHRLQQSKIQVWQEQQRAEQERKRAEIQRQRAEQESQRAEQESQRAEQESQRAEQESQRANRLAARLRELGIDPDDV, from the coding sequence ATGAGTACCGCCGCGTCAAATACACTTCCAGAAATCGACTATCCCGACAGTGATGGCAATCCCATGTCTGACAACACCGAACAATATCGCTGGATCGTAATTATTAAAGAAAATCTAGAGATCATGTTTGCCGATGATCCAAATGTGTTTATTGCAGGGGATTTGTTGTGGTATCCCGTAAGGTATACACAAAAAAGGTTTGCCCCAGATGTAATGGTGGCGATTGGTAGACCCAAGGGGCGGCGAGGCTCCTATAAGCAATGGTTAGAAGATAATATTGCTCCCCAAGTCGTATTTGAGATTTTATCGCCTAGCAATAAAGATCGCCGAGGGATGGATTCTCTTGAAGAAAAATTTGATTTTTATGAAACCTATGGCGTTAAAGAATATTACATTTACGATCCAGACGATCTGCTCTTAGAAGGTTGGCAAAGGGTGGGCGATCGCCTAGTCAAAATACCATCGATGATGGATTGGGTCAGCCCACTTTTGGGAATTAGATTTGATTGGGCAACAGGGCAAGAATTAGTGTTATCTCGCCCCGATGGTCAGAGATTTCTATCTTCTATAGAGCTAGATCACCGTTTACAGCAATCAAAAATTCAGGTTTGGCAAGAGCAACAACGCGCTGAGCAAGAACGCAAACGCGCCGAAATTCAGCGTCAACGCGCCGAACAAGAAAGCCAACGTGCTGAACAAGAAAGCCAACGTGCCGAACAAGAAAGCCAACGTGCTGAACAAGAAAGCCAACGTGCTAATCGCCTTGCTGCTCGTTTACGAGAATTAGGTATAGATCCAGACGATGTTTAA
- a CDS encoding AAA family ATPase — protein sequence MFKLNGNLGLCGAHRTGKTTLAIALADRLNMPFVRTTTSQVFAQLGLDPAEPMDFQTRLFVQNHVLDAAQQVWQNSATPFISDRTPIDMIAYTLGDIQGKTEVDFDLLNQYIDRCFSSTNQFFQNLAIIQPGIPLIYEEGKAALNAAYIEHINILVIGLCSDRRLVANVFCNAREAIDLEIRVLNIWERWKLLKIG from the coding sequence ATGTTTAAGCTTAATGGCAATCTGGGACTCTGTGGGGCGCATCGCACTGGTAAAACCACATTAGCGATCGCCCTAGCCGATCGCCTTAATATGCCCTTTGTGCGTACTACTACTAGTCAAGTTTTTGCTCAACTAGGTTTAGATCCTGCGGAGCCAATGGATTTTCAAACAAGGCTATTTGTACAAAATCATGTTCTAGATGCTGCTCAACAAGTCTGGCAAAATTCTGCAACACCTTTTATTAGCGATCGCACCCCCATCGATATGATCGCCTATACCCTCGGTGATATCCAAGGCAAAACCGAGGTGGACTTTGACTTGCTCAATCAATATATAGATCGTTGTTTTTCTAGTACTAATCAATTTTTTCAAAATCTAGCAATCATTCAACCTGGAATCCCCCTCATCTACGAGGAAGGCAAAGCTGCGCTAAACGCCGCCTATATCGAGCATATTAATATCTTAGTAATCGGACTCTGTAGCGATCGCCGTCTCGTCGCTAATGTATTTTGTAACGCCAGAGAAGCGATCGACCTCGAAATAAGAGTACTTAATATTTGGGAGCGCTGGAAATTACTAAAAATTGGGTAA
- the ebsA gene encoding type IV pilus biogenesis protein EbsA produces the protein MAIELKAAPPQEVSIYMPYYREPNKRQALPYAISLYRQGEITGERHVEGSTAISFMAVWRVANLPADITICRVTFEGDADMSYEIILENTEFVGYLIDVVSSISDKGYVDFPQIFYSKLFRIKLSGAEG, from the coding sequence ATGGCGATCGAACTCAAAGCTGCTCCTCCGCAAGAAGTTTCCATCTACATGCCCTATTACCGAGAGCCCAATAAGCGCCAAGCTCTCCCCTATGCGATTTCTTTATATAGACAGGGTGAAATTACAGGCGAACGTCATGTTGAGGGTAGCACTGCAATTTCTTTTATGGCTGTGTGGCGAGTGGCAAACCTACCCGCAGATATCACAATATGTCGAGTTACCTTTGAAGGTGATGCTGACATGAGCTATGAAATAATCTTAGAAAATACAGAATTTGTTGGCTATTTAATTGATGTTGTTTCTAGTATTAGTGATAAAGGCTATGTTGATTTTCCCCAAATCTTCTATAGCAAGCTGTTTCGGATTAAATTATCTGGAGCTGAAGGCTAA